The genomic window GCAGATAAGATATTTATTAAAAACTTACGATAGGAGGCTAGATAATGACATTTAGAAAAACAGGATATACAAAGAACACTCCAAAGCGTTACTGGGTTGATGCTGGAGCCGTTTATCTGAACTTAGTCCTTGACCCTACGGATGGGAGCATGGTATCAGGCGAATTGCTTGGGGCTACTTCCGGGGGAAACCAGTTACAGATTACACAGGAAAAAAGGGATATTCCAGTAGATGGTGTCAAGGGTGTTCCGAAAGGTAATACAATAATCACAAAAGAAGAGCCAATACTTACGGTGAATCTTAAGGAAATCACTGCAAGAAATCTAACGTTAGCTCTAGCTGGTGGTAAGATTGAGGATGCCAATGCCTACTACGATAAGATTACGACCAAAGGACGAATTGAGCTGAGTGATTACAAGGAAAATATTGCTCTTGTAGGTCGTCAATCCGGCACAGGTAAGCCAATCATTGTTATTATCAAGAATGTAATTTCCATGGAGGGAATCAATACAAACCTAGAAGAAAATAATGAAGCGGTTATTCCAATTCAATTTAAGGGCCACTATGATGAGGATATTATTGAACTTGGAGAAGGTCCTTTTGAAATTTATTGGCCTAAGGAAGAAGGCGAATTGATTGGTGTCGTATCCGATAGCCAAGGTCCTGTAATTGGTGCTACTGTAACATTAACTGTGGCCAGTGATACTTTTTCTGATACTACGGATGCCGATGGTAAGTATCTAATTGTAGGAATTCCGAGAGGAACTTATAGCGTTACTACAACTAAGACTGGTTATACAACAAGTACTCAACCAAATGTTGTAATAGCTGCCAATACAGAAAACGAGTTGAATATTACATTAACTGTACAATAAGGGGGCTTACGATAGCCCTCTTTTTTGATGGGAGGATATTAACGTGGATTATAAAATACGCAATCTGAAGAATTCAGATGTTTTCAAAATGTCAAAGATCCTTAAAGCTATGAATCTAAAGCTGGATGCTAAACAATTCATGGAAAAATTTAGCGAGAAGGATATCGCGGAAAAGCAGATGCAGTTTGGTCTTGAAATGATTAAGACTGCACTCGAAAACCTGCATCTAGCAGAAAACGAGGTCAATGAGTTTCTAGGCGGCCTTATTGGAATTACAGGTGAAGAGTTTGCTGAACTGGATATTGAAGTAGGTATGCAAGTCACAGCACAATTTAAGGAGCTTAAGGGAATCAAAGCTTTTTTTCAATTAGTGTCCAAATCGATGAAATAGAGATTATCGATACTCTTCTTAGTCGATATGGATCCGTTGATTACGTGTTGAATCAAGACATAGATTTTCTGATTGATTTAATGTGTAAGATTCGAGAAAAAGAAACGAATCAAAGGCTGTGGGAGCAGTGGCTTACATTGTACCCAAACATGGATGAGAAGTCATTTGTACCCTTTGAGAAATTTAAAAAGCAAGCACTTGAGGAAAAGCCAAAGGAAGTTAAGAAATCCGATGATGCAATCATTCAAGATGCTGAATCAATATTGAGAGTCAAAAAGCCTAAGAAAAAGTAGGCTTTATTTTATTTGAGAAAGGCAGGTGAGAAGAATGGAAATATTTCGTTTGTTTGGGTCCATATTCATTAAGAGTGATGAGGCAGAAAAGAGCTTAGACAATATTGATAAAAAAGCTGAATCAACAGGTAGCAAGTTTAGTGGAATGATTGGTACTGCTGCTAAGTGGGGGGCTGTTTTGGGTGGTGCTGCACTAACCGGTGGTGCAGCAATGTTAGCTTTAGCAAATCAAACATCACAGACAGCAGACGAAATCGACAAGATGAGTATTCGTACTGGATTATCGATGAATAGACTCCAGGAACTAAAGTATGTAACTGGCCAAGTTGGAGTTGCTTTTGACAGTGTTCAGACATCTGTGAATAAGACTCAAATGATTATGAACCAAGCGATTGATGGAAGTGAAAAAGCTGCTCAAACATTTAAACAGATGAATGTGGAGTTAAAAAATCAAGATGGATCGTTGAGAAGTGCGTCCGATGTATGGGAAGATTCAATTCGTTTTTTATCAAGCATGGAAAGCGAAGCCGAGAGAAATGCGCTGGCTTTCGATTTGTTTGGTAAGAGTGCAAGTGAACTCATACCGTTGTTTGATGCTGGTGTTGATGGTATGGCAGACTTATCAAATCAAGCACATAATTTAGGTCTTGTAATGTCAGATGATGCTATAGCAGCTAACGTTAAGTTCGCAGATACGATGGATTCAGTGAAGAAAGCTGCTGGGGCAGTGTTCATGAATATTGCGAATGCAGGTCTGCCGATATTACAAAAGTTTTTGGAATGGGTTCTTGATGCAATGCCCTATATTCAACAAGTCATGACTGTAGCTTTTGATGCAATTAATGGTGCGATTAGCCGCATGATTGAATGGCTCGATTGGGCGAAAAATGCATTCTTCGGCTTTTCAGATGATACAGATAGTACGTTTAGCAAGATAAAGGAAGTAATTTTCAACGCAATAAATATAGTATCTTCATTCATTCAAGAGCGTTTAACCTGGTTAACGGAATTCTGGGAGGAAAACGGGGAAACGATTCGAGCAGCGACTGAGAATGTATTCAATTTTATTAAGGCAATTGTCGAGTTTGTAATGCCATTTATTCAGAATTACATCAAGGCTGTATGGACCATTATCACTGCAATCTTTGACTATGCAATCAAGCAAATACTGAACATTATCAAGCTGTTTGCTGCTATTTTTACTGGTGATTGGCAACTTATGACGGATACGCTCAAGGATATGTGGCAGAACCTTTGGGATTTAATCGCTAAGATTATAGAAGCTGCATGGACGTTGATCAGAAGAAACCTCGGTATCTTGTATACGAATATCAGAGATTGGTTCACTGGATTAGTTGCTGATGCTTTTAACTGGGGAAGGAACATGATCTCAGGGTTTATCGATGGCATTATGTCGATGATTGGTGCAGTTAGAAGTGCAGTAAGTAGTGTCATGGACTCTGTATCAGGATTCCTTGGATTTAATAGCCCTGCCAAAGAAGGTCCGGGTAGGCATATTGAGACTTGGGGAGAAAACATGGTTGCAGGATTTATTGATGGTATCAATAATGCAATTCCAAGGCTTGAAAATATACTTCCTGAATTGGTGACTGCAACTGCAGGTAATGCTGGAATGACGAATCAGAGTTTTGCGCAGACGGTCAACATATATTCTCCTGATCCTTTGACTCCTAGCGAAATTGCGCGGAGAACGAGACAGGCAAATAGGGAACTAGCATTGGAATGGGGGCGTTAATTTACGATGGAAAGATTAGTTTATACGAATGCTAACGGGCAGAGCATAACGATTGGACCCACAGCGCCTTTTATTTTGCAAAATCTCAAGGGTGTGGGTGATTTATCATTTGAGATACAAACGG from Desulfuribacillus stibiiarsenatis includes these protein-coding regions:
- a CDS encoding phage tail protein, yielding MEIFRLFGSIFIKSDEAEKSLDNIDKKAESTGSKFSGMIGTAAKWGAVLGGAALTGGAAMLALANQTSQTADEIDKMSIRTGLSMNRLQELKYVTGQVGVAFDSVQTSVNKTQMIMNQAIDGSEKAAQTFKQMNVELKNQDGSLRSASDVWEDSIRFLSSMESEAERNALAFDLFGKSASELIPLFDAGVDGMADLSNQAHNLGLVMSDDAIAANVKFADTMDSVKKAAGAVFMNIANAGLPILQKFLEWVLDAMPYIQQVMTVAFDAINGAISRMIEWLDWAKNAFFGFSDDTDSTFSKIKEVIFNAINIVSSFIQERLTWLTEFWEENGETIRAATENVFNFIKAIVEFVMPFIQNYIKAVWTIITAIFDYAIKQILNIIKLFAAIFTGDWQLMTDTLKDMWQNLWDLIAKIIEAAWTLIRRNLGILYTNIRDWFTGLVADAFNWGRNMISGFIDGIMSMIGAVRSAVSSVMDSVSGFLGFNSPAKEGPGRHIETWGENMVAGFIDGINNAIPRLENILPELVTATAGNAGMTNQSFAQTVNIYSPDPLTPSEIARRTRQANRELALEWGR
- a CDS encoding carboxypeptidase-like regulatory domain-containing protein; protein product: MTFRKTGYTKNTPKRYWVDAGAVYLNLVLDPTDGSMVSGELLGATSGGNQLQITQEKRDIPVDGVKGVPKGNTIITKEEPILTVNLKEITARNLTLALAGGKIEDANAYYDKITTKGRIELSDYKENIALVGRQSGTGKPIIVIIKNVISMEGINTNLEENNEAVIPIQFKGHYDEDIIELGEGPFEIYWPKEEGELIGVVSDSQGPVIGATVTLTVASDTFSDTTDADGKYLIVGIPRGTYSVTTTKTGYTTSTQPNVVIAANTENELNITLTVQ